A window of Narcine bancroftii isolate sNarBan1 chromosome 6, sNarBan1.hap1, whole genome shotgun sequence genomic DNA:
AACACATGATTTTGGGATGGCCACTTTGGGCTCAGATATGCCACATGGGCAAAACCAAACATGTGCAGAAGGGACTCTACAAGAGAATGAAGATAACTACCAATGATGTTCGAGGGCTAAGATCGGGTGCAGCTTGTAAAGCACTAGCAGTACAGATGGAGGTTTGTTACACTGATGCCCCGTGCCTCACCTTCGCCTGTCGGTGAAGACAAATTTCCGCAGTTTTAGATCCCGGAGGACAACGCCGTGCTGATGGCAGTGATCCACTGCATGGGCCATCTGCCGAAAGAGGGAAGCCGCCTCCTCCTCCTGGATCCTCTTGCACGTCCGCACATATGAGTGCATGTCACCATGGCCACGCGGGAACAGCACGTAGGCCTTGCGGTCACCCGCGATCACCTCGGCCATCTGCCCCACATTGGGGTGAGGCGGGAGACGGGCATATGGTGCAATCACCTCATGATAATGCTTCATGGCGATCACCTGCCAGGAGGAAGAGCGAGAGCCCGGTCAGTGCATTCATAGAAACCCCCCTCAATCATCCACAACCTGCCCTCACCCAACAGCCAATATGCAACAAGAGGCAGTAGGACAAATTACCCATGTGGCTGGAGTAAAGTTGGTCGGAGAGGTCCAGGTTAGGGAATTTTAGACATCAGGGTTCAAGCAACCGAGACCTACTGCCTCACAACTCCAGTGACTTGAGTTCAATCCCagccaccctccaaccccttgGAGTTTGCACCTCCTTCTCATCACCGTGTGCGTTCGATAATGATGACGAGTTTACGGTCATACACATCATACAATGTACACATCCACCAAAACAATtgctgctctttaacaaaagttacaaacaattaaaaaaatatacagtggTATACTAAATtggattaaaaaggaacaataaatttaaaaactaattgaATCGCTGGATGATaaatcctcccacatcccaagacTGTAACTtatctcccacccccccaaataATAAAATGCATAGAAGGGTGGTAGAAACTGGAGATGGGAAtgcagggagaataaaatgggattagaatAAGGCAGatggaaccatggaacattacagcacagaaacaggcctttttagtctgtgctgaactaatattctgcctagtgccactgacctgcatttggaccatatcccatccatctacctgtccaaattgatgttgacaggtacatggaagttGATATCGGTGCAGGCTTAGTGGCCAGTTTCTAAGTGCACACACACAATAGCGATGTGACCTTCTCAATCAATAGAGGCACTCGGGTATTGCCCTTCATGGGCATATTGGTGCCAAATTCATCCACTGGTTAAAGGCAGCACAAGGCTGGAGAGTTGATCTGCCTGCCCCGCTCCCCACAGGAAGCTGGCAGCCATCCCACAGGAAGAATTCAAGAGGGAAAAATCACGGAAAGAGGGCAATAACACACGACTTACTGCAAGTTGAGATtgttaattgaaaaaaaattgacaggGATGACAAGTGAGGGCAAAGGTTTTGATGAACCTGGTACTTTACAAGGCATAGGAACTGGCCATTCACAAATAGCCCCACCAGTACAGTTGGCCACTGAGCTCTCAGGGTTGTATTGGGTTTGAAAGAAAGGCTAAAGGAGTCCTTaatccccagaagagatccactACAAGAACTGAGGTGTCAGCCCAAGCCCCTTCTCATCTtaccaatctctccccccacctccttaTGGTCTTGGGTACTGAAGCCAACTACCTGCTAGTTATCAGCACAGCTTGCCTCTCACTCCTCCCAGTGTTGAAGGCCAATCCATTCCCACATACCCTGATTCCTGTAACCACCTGCAGCCGACTCCACTGGGGTTAGCACCCATTGAGACCCCCTCCCTCCATATACCCAGTCGTACCTTGCAGATATACTCCCGTTCGGTATCAGTGTGGATGGCTCGGTAGCAGTTGTTGGCCTCCGTGGGGTTAAGCAGGATGTAGGGTCCAATCCGTGACACATTGTTGTTGTCAGtggaggagggtgtgggggaAGGAGATCCGAGACACGGCGATAAGGCTGGGATGGAGAGTTGACTCAAGCGCACCCGCTTGCATTTGGGAAGGTCAGGGTCATCTGTATCGTCAAAATCTAGTCTCTTCAGCCTGGCATGGTGAGAGGGTAGTGACATCTGTGCATTAACACTCATGAGGATCTGGAGAAAGAGAGGACAGTTTTAAACAACAGTATCGAATGCTAGATATATTTCCCGACCACTAATCCACTTCCCAAGGAGCAGCAGGTCATTTGACCCCTCAAGTCTGTGCAACTCCCCTACAATAAGAGGGCCAGTCAAAATAATCCTACAGATTATTTGGGCGGCacgattggtgtagcagttaatgcaatgtctttacagctgcagctattgggaccagggttcaaatcccgcgctgtaaggaatttgtacattctccccttgattGCACGGGTTTTCCTCAGGAGCTCcagtctcccccccaccattcgaaatgtaccaggggtgtaggttcattgggggcaaattgggcagcacggactcgcgGGCCAAAGtgacctattaccatgctgtaagtctaaatttaaaggtGCTGGAAATGCAAAGCAAAAATAGAAATATGCGGGAAaccctcagcaggtcaagcagcatctgtagagataGGACCCAACGTTTCAGGTCAATCACCTCTCATCGTAGCTCAGAACGTCCGACATGGTGATCGCCAATGTTGACTCTAATTCCACAGGCACTGACTGATCTGTcgagcatttccaacattttgttaTTATTTCAGCAAGATGCTGGTAGGTTTTTATCTCAATTCTATCTGGCTAGTTTTGCTTATTCCATAAAACCCTTGCCTCTCCATCCACTTTGAAATTTGCAATTGATCCCACCAGTACAAAGACTTGTGCATTGACAGAAAGAGTGTAGCCTCAACCCACCCTTCAAGGATCAGTCTCAAACACttcatttgattaatgttttacatACTTCAGGGAGTTCCTGTTTAGCCACCACCTTCCTAGTTGATAAGGCCTGTAAGAGGTTAAGGCAGGGAAACATCTTGGGCCTGAAGTTGTTTACAACACATTTTCCTGGTTTGAAAATTCCAATTCTGTAGTGAGCTTCAGAAGCCACAAGGCTCTTGAACGTCCATCCTTCAATCTCGATTTTAAACACGAGTCTGGGATACCAAAGAGAATGTGCGCAGTGTTCACAAGGCAGCATTTTGGAACAAGGCATGAGACCGCAgaggttggaatctggagcaacaatcaATTcattggaggagctcagcagtcgAGCAGCGTCAGCGGGAAGGAAAAGAATGATCAATCTTTCGGGCTGAAGCCCTTGATCAAGGGCAGCTTGGTGGCAAGCAGAAATGCCACTCAGGGGCAGCAGGTGGTGCTGAGGTATAGTGTATGCATGGTTTAATCACTTTAACTGAGTCGCACAGCACTAGGATGTTTTGTGCTgatggaactcagccggtcttgcagcatccatagaagataaagatatattactgacattttggggatgagcccttcctcaaggaagaaGCAAAGAACTAGAAGACGCAAGAATAAAGCtgatcaaaacatactggggtttgtaggtcaattgggtataattgagtggcatgggcacgtgggccaaagggctgtctctaaaattattttttttttaaaaaagactgaagactggctgggggaggagtccagaccaacaaaaggtgtgaatGGATattataagaggagaggtgagaattgattttggctctgtgaaagggggagggaggctgAGCTGGGGGAAAGTGAAGCGGTGGGGGGGTTAACAGAGACTggcaaagtcaatgttaataccatccagttggagagtgcccagactaaAGATGAGATGaggttcctctaatttgcaggtggtcctAGTTTAGCAGTGCACCAGACCATGAACAAACATGTTGACATGGGAATGGGGGCAGGGAACTGAACTGAAAATTACTGGCCACTCATTTTGTGCTGTCAATGGCTGCCAAAGACAAGGGGATCCTTGTCTGGGCCAAAAGATGGATACCTGGAAAGTGGTTAACACACCCCATTGTTCCTCCTGCAAGTATTAACACATGATTTTGGGATAGCCACTTTGGGCTCAGATATGCCACATCGGCAAAACCAAACATGTGCAGAAGGGACTCTACAAGAGAATGAAGATAACTACCAATGATGTTCGAGGGCTAAGATCGGGTGCAGCTTGTAAAGCACTAGCAGTACAGATGGAGGTTTGTTACACTATTATACTGGCTGCACAGTTCCCCCTTCCCATACAAACACACAACCATCATCATCCTGACCCAAACCTTCCCATGCTAGTAAGCACAAGAGAACACACTCAGTTCCCCCTCTGAGAAACCTCTGAACTGGGCAGCTTTTGGTGATTCATGCTCCTGATGAATCAAGGAAACCAGTTCAGGTAAGAAATCAGAGACCAGCCAATCAGACATCAGGGTGATGAGGTCAAGCTTATGCCTCATTCATGAGTAGCTCTATCACTGTGTATAGACAACAAAACTGTTCCCTGTGGAAAAAGAAATCACTTTGTTCCAAAAGGAACacacatttgggggggggggggaaggtgaggggTCATTATTTGTGCCAATGCAGCTGCAGTCCTGAGAGGGTCTTAAAAGAAGGACCTCAAGTGATTTTACCCCTCCCTCTCAATAAGCACCCGGGACCTGCAAACCTCAAGATTATTCCTACTATATGTATCACTGCTACCCTCCCCCCAACTCCAAACCTCTGACCCTACCCACCGTTCTGCAAAATAAATTCTATAAAAAtctaggtttttttttccaattggcTTAGAGGCAGAATAACTGATAACCTGTGCTGCTGAACTCCAGACCCCTGTGATGAGTTGTGGGATGGTTTAGTATTTCAGTAGGTGCTATCTAAATGCAGGTTGCTAAGAAGTAGCAGCTCAGACCAAAATCTAACCCAGGCTAGGCTGAATCTGCAGGTCTCTGACCAAAGGGACGGGATCAAACAattaaatgctgcaggaactcagtgggtcggagCACATCCACAGAAATAGCCAGTCCAAGATTAAAAAAGGCGACATTTCATATTTAAGGGAGAGAGATGTTCAGAGAAGGGCCCAGAGGTGATAGGGTataggagggaaggaaggagtggggaagagagggagaaaaagagtACAATGCacgaataaaacacaaaagtttgcagacactgtgattgaacagaatgctggaaaaactcagcaggtcaaactgtattcTTTACAtagtgaagataaagatacataaccaacaattTTAGCTTAAGCTCTTCATCAGGTAAAGTTAGAAAGAATGGAAACAGATTGGGGTAGGAGCTCCCTGGAGTACTGGCcagagtgaaggggagaggggaaaagggtgTGGAACCACGCCAAGCCTTACACTCAAGTTTCCCAGATTCCCTCGCTGGGAAAGCACATGTGCAACAAACAATAGCCCACAACAGTTAGCCCAAATGAAATCCCAGAGTAAAGGAAACAGGAAGAGGCCCCTCTGCCCCTCCCTGCCGTCCCACCAGTTCCATCTCCCAGCTTACATGGACTCCAAGGGGGGAGATGCTCCACTCGGCGCTGAACATTTTAATtctgcccaccccccccaccatccaaagaaaaaaatgttaaggGGTAGGGCGTGGTTCGCATTCCTGTTGGAAGAAAATCTAATTCCCGGCATCgtttccccctccaccccgaAAAGCCGGACCGAAAGTTACGGCTTCTTTGCTTTGTCCTGAACTCCCTGTAAAAACTTCCCCCGTTTGTCCCTTGGTCTGGGACGGCAAAATCTGGGTCAGAAGCGGCTCCTTCACTACCGCGTTACTGTATCCCAGAGAGAACGGGAACAAGGAACAGTAAATACATTAAAGTATCCGCTGAAACCAATCGATACAAACGGGTCCAAAGATCGGGGAAGAGCGCGCGTCGCCAATATGGGACACCTAATTCTTTCTTAAAACCCTAATTCAGATCTAAAAACCGTTAGAGGGGGCGAATGGATTTCAACACAAACTTGACGGGGAGGGGCGAAATAGTTGCAGGAGTAATCACTGCAGTTTCCCAACACTTGGAGAGGCCGAGAGCGGGGCGCAGGCGAGGAACAAAGGGGAGCCGGGGCGGACGAGAGGGCACGACCGCTCCCTTCACAAAACTTACCTGCGGGTGGCTTCTCGTTGCCGAGAGTGAGCGAGTGAAGCTGCGGCTGCCACGGAGCAATTAGTCCCCGCACCTTTTCCCCCCTCTTTCGAGTTCCTGGATTCCAATCGCCTGAGTGGGAGAGACGACTTTGTTCCTCTCTTCTCcgaacccccccccaaccccacccacgTGTAGGTCGAAACCCCGGCCTGGAAATTACAGGCGAGATACAACGGTGGGCAGCATGTCCAGTTCGATCATTCCTGATGTATTCCGGGCTGGTGGGGGGATTATGCACAGTATGATTTCTTGGCCAACAGTGACCTATTTATAAAACTTccatgggagaggaatggaaacTCTGAAGTTTAAATAAGTTGTGGCAGATCTCCAGAAGTATCCGCTGGCGAATCCGGTCAACGCCAGGTCTGCAGCTACTAATGAGGAAATCAGGGCTCCCAACACGGCTTTATAATGTGAGCTCCTGTAATCTTGGTGAATTATTACTGAGCTACGCGCTTTCACTCTCACTATGAGCCGCTGACGTTACTGCCTCACTTATTGCAACACTTCACCCCTCCTCCCGCCCGACAACTCACAGGCCCCATTGGCAACAGCACGGGGGAGGGgcgaaaaaaaacccaaatcccTTGTTTCCAAACCCCTTCCGGCCGCCGAACACGACGTGGGCGGGCGTAGATCCGACTCCAGCCCCGttcagtcattttttttaaaaaaagtgatctATTCCTGTGCCTTGGATGAGTCCCAGGTCTATTCTGGGCACCTCGTTTTTCCCTTATTCACTCGGTATGACTGATACAAATAGAATGTATTATCCAGAGCGATCGccctgaggaggaggaggagtgctgAGTGTCTCCTCATCATTCTATAAATCCATAGAGACTCGATCGACAACATGCACCGAGCCCCTACCCCACCTCACTCATATTATCTCTCATATCTTCTAACCATGGAgaatgaggccatttggccccctGTCTATGCTGGCTCCCAGCTTCTCTACCAATCCCACTCCATCAcatttcctttcttcttttctcACATCCTATAACCATGTTATTTCCCCTTTCCTTCATGCAGCTACAGTGGCGATGGGATCCTACACAAATGACACTCCACTCATAGCTGCCC
This region includes:
- the trib3 gene encoding tribbles homolog 3 — protein: MSVNAQMSLPSHHARLKRLDFDDTDDPDLPKCKRVRLSQLSIPALSPCLGSPSPTPSSTDNNNVSRIGPYILLNPTEANNCYRAIHTDTEREYICKVIAMKHYHEVIAPYARLPPHPNVGQMAEVIAGDRKAYVLFPRGHGDMHSYVRTCKRIQEEEAASLFRQMAHAVDHCHQHGVVLRDLKLRKFVFTDRRRNKLRLENLEDSCLLKGDDDSLMDKHGCPAYVGPEILNTKQSYSGKAADVWSLGVVLYTMLVGRYPFQDTEPAALFSKIRRGLFTIPESLSAKAKCLIQCLLRRDPADRLTAGEILDHPWFNSNFNITYNSISSPLTDQLVPDGYRDDLNNL